The genomic window GTGCGATCGGGCGTGGCGTCTTGCAGGAAGGCGTTGGTGGTCGGCAGGGTGCAGAGCGCCATGCCCGCCTCCGCCGCCCGGCCCAGCAGATCGGCCACCGCGCCCTCCGGGCGCACCGAAAGCGAACAGCAGTGGCCCACCAGCACCCGGCCCGCCATCCCGCGCGCCTCGGTCTCCTGCAGGATTGCATCGAGCCCCTGCGCTTCCGGGTCGAGCCCCTCGTCGACGTGGAAATCGAGCTGCAGGTGGTGTGTCTCGGCAAGGTCGAAGACCCTGCGCAGCTTTGCCGGGATATCCTCGTTGCGGTAGATGAAGGCCCCGAGCACGGCGCCGGTCCCCGCGATTTCCTGCGCAATCCTCGCGCCGACCTCGGGCATGTCATCCAGCGGCGTCAGCGTGGCAAGCTGCAGATCGACCCGGCCGCGCCATTCCTCGGCCAGCTCGCGCAGCACCGGCAGCGCCGCGGGCACCCCGGCCTCGGTCCAATCGACGTGGCTGCGCATCGCCTTGGTGCCATTGGCAAAGGCGCGGCGCAGCCCGCGCGCGGCGCGCTGGCGCAGGTCGCCCGCCGTCCAGTTCGGCTTGTCCCCGGCCATCAGCTCTATCGCCTCGTGCAGCGACTGCGGGCGGCTCGGCACGCGCGCGGCGGTGAAGGTCTTGTCGAGGTGGACATGCGCGTCGGCAAAACAGGGCAACAGCAGGCCGCCCCCCTGCCCCTCCGACGGGGTCAGCGCGGCGATGCGCGCCCCCTCCAGCGTCACGTCCCAATACCCGTCGCGCCCAGCCAGCGCGACGCCGTTCAGCGTGGTCATCGCTCAGCCCTGCCGCTTGATTTCGCTCTCGTGCCAGTGCCCGAGGACCGCGCGCGAGAGCCAGGAGGTGGCGAGGAAGATCAGAATGCCCAGCATCGACACCAGAAGGAGCGCCGCGAACATCCGCGGGATCTCGCCCCGGAAGCTGCTTTCGAGGATGCGTGAGGCAAGGCCCGTGTTCTGCCCGGCGGTGCCGGCGACGAACTCGGCCACCACCGCGCCGATCAGCGCAAGACCCCCGGCGATCTTCAGCGCGGCCATGAAGTAGGGCAGCGCCGAGGGGATCAGCAGGTAGCGCAGGCGCTGCCACTTGGTGGCGCCGTAGAGGGTGAAGAGGTCACGCAGGTTGTGGTCGGCGCTGCGCATCCCGATGGCGGTGTTCGACAGGATCGGGAAAAAGGCGACGATCCAGGCGCAGATCAGCAGCGCGGCGAAGGTGCTGTCGACATAGATCAGGATCAGCGGCGCGATGGCCACCACCGGCGTCACCTGCAGGATCACCGCGAAGGGAAAGAGGCTCATCTCGATGGTGCGCGAGAGCGCAAAGACCATCCCCAGCGCCACGCCGCCGATTATC from Alloyangia pacifica includes these protein-coding regions:
- a CDS encoding amidohydrolase family protein, with the protein product MTTLNGVALAGRDGYWDVTLEGARIAALTPSEGQGGGLLLPCFADAHVHLDKTFTAARVPSRPQSLHEAIELMAGDKPNWTAGDLRQRAARGLRRAFANGTKAMRSHVDWTEAGVPAALPVLRELAEEWRGRVDLQLATLTPLDDMPEVGARIAQEIAGTGAVLGAFIYRNEDIPAKLRRVFDLAETHHLQLDFHVDEGLDPEAQGLDAILQETEARGMAGRVLVGHCCSLSVRPEGAVADLLGRAAEAGMALCTLPTTNAFLQDATPDRTPRLRGLAPIHEARAAGMPVMLASDNVCDPFYPQGDYDLFDVYRMAVLAGHLDPAGWLDSVTETPARWLGHDFALKAGAPADFIHIAATGLDDALNRPRAARTVWRGGAPIPETSGDLA
- a CDS encoding ABC transporter permease — encoded protein: MAAKSAPASEDPALRVARRERRMQILMPCAALLCALGLWEFLVRYNEVPHYLIPAPSLILETLWTDGPSLLSSAWFTVKLTLLSLGLAIIGGVALGMVFALSRTIEMSLFPFAVILQVTPVVAIAPLILIYVDSTFAALLICAWIVAFFPILSNTAIGMRSADHNLRDLFTLYGATKWQRLRYLLIPSALPYFMAALKIAGGLALIGAVVAEFVAGTAGQNTGLASRILESSFRGEIPRMFAALLLVSMLGILIFLATSWLSRAVLGHWHESEIKRQG